The following are encoded together in the Gordonia insulae genome:
- the glf gene encoding UDP-galactopyranose mutase produces MAGNSQDTGSGGERAGNAPFDLIVVGSGFFGLTIAERAATQLDKRVLVIDRRHHIGGNAYSEPEPTTGIEVHKYGAHLFHTSNKRVWEYVNQFTDFTGYQHRVFAMHKGQAYQFPMGLGLVSQFFGRYFSPDEARALIAEQAGEFDTKEAANFEEKAISLIGRPLYEAFVKHYTAKQWETDPKNLPAGNITRLPVRYTFDNRYFNDAYEGLPVDGYTAWLEKMADDDRIEVRLSTDWFDVRDDLRAASPDAPVVYTGPVDRYFDYSVGRLGWRTLDFETEVLETGDFQGTPVMNYNDADVPYTRIHEFRHFHPERDTYPDDKTVIMREYGRFAKDDDEPYYPINTPDDRAMVARYRDLAKAETAERKVLFGGRLGTYQYLDMHMAIASALTMFDNTLAPHLAEGAPLAEGAGSGASGPNEKAPGAERAGRMRRRNR; encoded by the coding sequence GTGGCAGGCAATAGTCAGGACACCGGTAGTGGGGGCGAACGCGCCGGGAATGCCCCGTTCGATCTGATCGTCGTGGGTTCGGGGTTCTTCGGCCTGACGATCGCCGAGCGGGCGGCAACCCAGCTCGACAAGCGGGTTCTCGTCATCGATCGACGTCATCACATCGGTGGGAACGCCTACTCCGAGCCCGAGCCGACCACCGGCATCGAGGTCCACAAGTACGGTGCGCACCTGTTCCACACCTCGAACAAGCGGGTGTGGGAGTACGTCAACCAGTTCACCGACTTCACCGGCTATCAGCATCGGGTGTTCGCGATGCACAAGGGCCAGGCCTATCAGTTCCCGATGGGGCTCGGACTGGTGTCACAGTTCTTCGGCCGGTACTTCAGCCCCGACGAAGCACGGGCGCTGATCGCCGAGCAGGCCGGTGAGTTCGATACCAAGGAGGCCGCGAACTTCGAGGAGAAGGCGATCAGCTTGATCGGCCGCCCGCTCTACGAGGCCTTCGTCAAGCACTACACGGCCAAGCAGTGGGAGACCGACCCCAAGAATCTGCCGGCCGGCAACATCACCCGACTCCCGGTCCGCTACACCTTCGACAACCGCTACTTCAACGACGCCTACGAGGGATTGCCGGTCGACGGGTACACCGCGTGGCTGGAGAAGATGGCCGACGACGACCGCATCGAGGTCCGCCTGTCCACCGACTGGTTCGACGTGCGTGACGACCTGCGCGCCGCCAGCCCGGACGCCCCGGTGGTCTACACCGGCCCGGTGGATCGCTACTTCGACTACTCGGTCGGCCGACTGGGCTGGCGCACACTGGATTTCGAGACCGAGGTGCTCGAAACGGGCGATTTCCAGGGCACGCCGGTGATGAACTACAACGACGCGGACGTGCCGTACACCAGGATTCACGAGTTCCGGCACTTCCATCCCGAGCGGGACACCTATCCCGACGACAAGACCGTGATCATGCGTGAATACGGCAGATTCGCCAAGGACGACGACGAGCCGTACTACCCGATCAACACGCCCGACGACCGGGCCATGGTCGCGCGGTACCGGGATCTCGCCAAGGCGGAGACCGCCGAGCGCAAGGTGCTCTTCGGCGGGCGGCTGGGCACCTATCAATACCTGGACATGCACATGGCCATCGCGAGTGCGCTCACCATGTTCGACAATACGCTGGCCCCGCACCTCGCCGAGGGGGCGCCGCTGGCCGAAGGCGCCGGCAGCGGAGCGAGCGGGCCGAATGAGAAGGCGCCGGGAGCGGAGCGAGCGGGCCGAATGAGAAGGCGGAATAGATGA
- a CDS encoding cation:proton antiporter gives MTDLTVESLYLAAGVALLLAATVPRLFRNRAVSAPMLVLGVGAIVGLVVGRLGLNSISPRSHPEVTEYLAEMCVIVALMGVGLAIDRPLRWRTWNSTWRLLLIAMPICIVAVAVFGWWVAALTPAAAVLFGAVTAPTDPVLASDVQVEGPTSGEDPHEEDDEVRFALTSEAGLNDALAFPFVYFGIFLAVKGSMSGWFVEWLVWDLVGKIAIGVAVGWISGDLLGRAFFRLPIPNVRLADRGEPIAALAAVFAVYGVTQLVGGYGFLAVFLCAVAMRRIERGSDYHGEMHGLIEQLEHVLTLVVLLVLGAALTSGLLSALSWRGALVGVVLILVIRPAAGWLSLQRSDQLGTTERRITSFFGIRGIGSLYYMSYVVIQTDLGAEADELWAMVAFTIVLSVVVHGASAGWVMTRLERQRERDGALS, from the coding sequence ATGACCGACCTCACTGTGGAGAGTCTGTACCTCGCGGCAGGTGTCGCGTTGCTGCTGGCCGCGACCGTCCCGCGCCTGTTCCGGAACCGGGCCGTGTCGGCACCGATGCTGGTGCTCGGCGTCGGCGCGATCGTGGGACTCGTCGTGGGGCGGTTGGGATTGAACTCGATATCGCCGCGGTCGCATCCCGAGGTCACCGAGTACCTCGCCGAGATGTGCGTCATCGTCGCGCTGATGGGTGTCGGCCTCGCCATCGACCGCCCGCTGCGTTGGCGCACCTGGAACTCGACGTGGCGCCTGCTGCTCATCGCGATGCCGATCTGCATCGTCGCCGTCGCGGTGTTCGGGTGGTGGGTCGCCGCACTCACGCCGGCCGCCGCGGTGCTGTTCGGTGCGGTCACCGCCCCGACCGATCCGGTTCTCGCCTCCGACGTGCAGGTGGAAGGGCCGACGTCCGGGGAGGATCCGCACGAGGAGGACGACGAGGTGCGCTTCGCGCTGACCTCGGAGGCCGGACTCAACGACGCGCTCGCCTTCCCGTTCGTCTACTTCGGGATCTTCCTCGCCGTGAAGGGGTCGATGAGCGGATGGTTCGTGGAATGGCTCGTGTGGGACCTCGTGGGCAAGATCGCGATCGGTGTCGCGGTCGGATGGATCTCCGGTGACCTGCTCGGGCGGGCGTTCTTCCGACTACCGATCCCCAACGTGCGGCTGGCCGATCGCGGTGAGCCGATCGCGGCACTGGCAGCGGTGTTCGCGGTGTACGGGGTGACCCAACTCGTCGGCGGGTACGGCTTCCTCGCGGTGTTCCTGTGCGCTGTCGCGATGCGCCGCATCGAACGTGGCAGCGACTACCACGGCGAGATGCACGGCCTCATCGAACAGTTGGAGCACGTGCTGACCCTGGTCGTGTTGCTCGTGCTCGGCGCAGCGTTGACCTCTGGTCTGCTGAGTGCGCTGTCGTGGCGCGGTGCACTGGTGGGCGTCGTGCTGATCCTCGTGATCCGACCGGCGGCGGGCTGGCTCAGCCTGCAACGCAGCGACCAGTTGGGAACGACGGAACGCCGGATCACGTCCTTCTTCGGCATTCGTGGGATCGGGTCGCTCTACTACATGTCCTACGTGGTGATCCAGACCGATCTCGGGGCCGAGGCCGACGAGCTGTGGGCCATGGTCGCGTTCACCATCGTGCTGTCGGTGGTCGTCCACGGCGCCTCCGCGGGCTGGGTGATGACCCGTCTGGAACGGCAGCGAGAACGGGACGGCGCGCTGTCGTGA
- a CDS encoding glycosyltransferase yields MSVSPVVHADRRAIDRVVVVVPAHNEEELLPACLAALGIAADRVDVQVETVVVLDACTDATRHVVPPEVITIACATQSVGAARRAGFARHLDPATDGATWFATTDADSEVPADWLVTHLSSAAAGHDAFVGTIAPKSWDSWSAHTRELFDERYVTDDDHHHVHGANLGIRADWYRRIGGFSARTGDEDVELVRRLHAIRARVDRSARSPVLTSTRPDGRTDDGFAAYLRGLERQGRTAAASHRSRLTEGSR; encoded by the coding sequence ATGTCCGTTTCTCCCGTAGTCCATGCCGATCGTCGCGCCATCGATCGTGTTGTCGTCGTCGTGCCCGCGCACAACGAGGAGGAGCTGCTGCCCGCCTGCCTCGCGGCGCTGGGCATCGCCGCGGACCGGGTGGACGTGCAGGTGGAGACGGTTGTGGTCCTCGATGCGTGCACGGATGCGACGAGGCACGTGGTGCCGCCCGAGGTCATCACCATCGCCTGCGCGACGCAGTCGGTGGGCGCGGCCCGGCGCGCCGGGTTCGCCCGCCACCTCGACCCGGCGACTGACGGCGCAACCTGGTTCGCGACGACCGACGCCGACTCGGAGGTGCCCGCGGACTGGCTGGTCACCCATCTCTCGTCGGCGGCGGCCGGTCACGACGCCTTCGTGGGCACCATCGCCCCGAAGAGCTGGGATTCGTGGTCCGCACACACGCGCGAACTGTTCGACGAGCGCTACGTGACCGACGACGACCACCACCATGTCCACGGCGCCAACCTCGGCATCCGCGCGGACTGGTATCGCCGGATCGGCGGCTTCAGTGCACGCACCGGCGACGAGGACGTCGAGCTCGTCCGGCGGCTCCACGCGATCCGTGCACGAGTGGACCGGAGCGCGCGATCGCCGGTCCTCACCTCCACGCGGCCCGACGGTCGCACCGACGACGGCTTCGCCGCGTATCTGCGCGGGCTCGAGCGCCAGGGCCGGACCGCTGCCGCGTCGCACCGATCCCGGCTGACCGAGGGGTCGCGATGA
- a CDS encoding RNA polymerase sigma factor, with product MDEAVLLMRARDGDQRAFADLASAHRNQIWAVCLNICGNPHDAEDALQNTLVAAWQNLHKFRGEARFSTWVHRIAANNALSVVRRRKPNTQLTDFTDPDQPVELVDDDGSPAFDEQLALRDAVRDALAQLSDDFREVIVLREFGDLTYADIAAHQGVPVQTVKSRLNRARAQLAEIMQDRISSV from the coding sequence ATGGACGAGGCGGTTCTGCTGATGCGGGCGCGCGACGGCGATCAGCGGGCGTTCGCCGACCTCGCGAGCGCGCACCGCAACCAGATCTGGGCGGTGTGCCTGAACATCTGCGGGAATCCGCACGACGCCGAGGACGCGTTGCAGAACACCCTCGTCGCCGCGTGGCAGAACCTGCACAAGTTCCGCGGTGAGGCCCGCTTCTCCACCTGGGTGCATCGCATCGCCGCCAACAACGCGCTCTCGGTGGTGCGCCGGCGCAAGCCGAACACCCAGCTGACCGACTTCACCGATCCCGATCAACCCGTCGAACTCGTCGACGACGACGGGAGCCCGGCCTTCGACGAACAGCTGGCCTTGCGCGATGCGGTCCGCGACGCGCTCGCCCAGTTGTCCGACGACTTCCGCGAGGTCATCGTCCTCCGTGAGTTCGGCGACCTCACCTACGCCGACATCGCAGCCCACCAGGGGGTTCCGGTCCAGACGGTGAAGTCACGACTGAATCGGGCCCGCGCACAGCTCGCGGAGATCATGCAGGACCGGATCAGTTCGGTCTGA
- a CDS encoding class I SAM-dependent DNA methyltransferase has translation MNQPSPSPTPRSPTARTLPVSYFHEMYAASDDPWGFADRWYERRKYALTLASLSSERYGRVFEPGCSIGVLSAELVLFSDQLLCMDVSPRAVELAQRRLAHHRGRAAVVIGDLLHDWPSGHFDLIVLSEVLYYLEPAELDEVIRRLPGSLHQGGEVVAVHWRRKVAEYPQSGDDVHERLLGSTLHRQGGYADADFRLDVLTVDDRVSVAEREDLVS, from the coding sequence ATGAATCAGCCATCCCCGTCACCGACACCTCGATCACCCACTGCGCGGACGCTGCCCGTCAGCTATTTCCACGAGATGTACGCCGCCAGCGACGACCCGTGGGGGTTCGCCGATCGCTGGTACGAGAGACGTAAGTACGCACTCACCCTCGCGTCGTTGTCGTCGGAGCGCTACGGACGGGTCTTCGAGCCCGGATGTTCCATCGGGGTGCTGAGCGCCGAACTCGTACTGTTCAGCGATCAGCTGCTGTGCATGGACGTCAGTCCGCGAGCCGTCGAACTGGCACAGCGACGGCTGGCCCACCATCGCGGTCGCGCAGCCGTCGTCATCGGAGATCTCCTCCACGACTGGCCGTCGGGTCACTTCGACCTCATCGTGCTCAGCGAGGTGCTCTATTACCTGGAGCCGGCGGAGCTCGACGAGGTCATCCGACGGCTTCCCGGGTCGTTGCACCAGGGCGGCGAGGTGGTCGCCGTGCATTGGCGCCGCAAGGTCGCCGAGTACCCCCAGTCCGGCGACGACGTGCACGAACGCCTGCTCGGCTCCACCCTGCATCGCCAGGGCGGCTACGCCGACGCCGATTTCCGGCTGGATGTGCTGACCGTGGACGACCGGGTCTCGGTCGCCGAGCGGGAAGACCTCGTAAGCTGA
- a CDS encoding GAF and ANTAR domain-containing protein, protein MISEQSFRMAEIVRELRAQSDDTEEILRAISKTAVDSVPGAEYASVTLVTAGQIETPVIVGDLAGKSDNLQREFDEGPCVRSAIDDVTILIDDMRHEQRWPRYAAAAAELGIGSVACFCLYIEGRDFGALNLLSSTPHGFDVDAMGIGELFAAHCATAFSAVREKEQLRAALNSRDLIGQAKGMIMERYRIDADAAFRLLARLSQDSNIKLVDVAVQIIESGPE, encoded by the coding sequence ATGATCTCCGAACAGTCATTCCGGATGGCCGAGATCGTTCGTGAGTTGCGCGCCCAGAGCGACGACACCGAGGAGATCCTGCGGGCCATCTCGAAAACCGCGGTGGACTCCGTCCCGGGAGCCGAGTACGCCAGTGTCACGCTGGTGACCGCAGGCCAGATCGAGACCCCGGTCATCGTCGGTGATCTCGCCGGCAAGTCGGACAATCTCCAGCGCGAGTTCGACGAGGGTCCGTGCGTCCGGTCCGCCATCGACGACGTCACGATCCTGATCGATGACATGCGGCACGAGCAGCGGTGGCCGAGGTACGCCGCCGCGGCAGCGGAACTGGGCATCGGGTCGGTCGCCTGTTTCTGTCTCTACATCGAAGGGCGCGACTTCGGCGCCCTGAATCTGCTCAGCTCCACGCCGCATGGCTTCGACGTGGACGCGATGGGGATCGGTGAACTGTTCGCCGCGCACTGCGCGACCGCGTTCTCCGCCGTCCGGGAGAAGGAGCAACTCCGTGCGGCGCTCAACTCACGCGATCTGATCGGGCAGGCGAAGGGCATGATCATGGAGCGCTACCGGATCGACGCCGACGCCGCGTTCCGACTGCTCGCACGGCTGTCCCAGGACAGCAACATCAAACTGGTCGACGTCGCCGTTCAGATCATCGAATCCGGCCCCGAGTAG
- a CDS encoding ATP-binding cassette domain-containing protein — protein sequence MNRIPGSVSIDGALRSIGDSSCLTVGSAPDNDIVVDHHLVSGHHLRIEWRGEGWWAGCVDRDAVVVTAGRAVTDLPITSSARLHLGNAASGPVLVVALDDDCWRPLADIGDSHSDMAFQTIGRTSGNDIVVDDMLASRHHARLSGHPGGLLIEDVGSSNGTYLDGRRIDRSLLTDGAVVTIGNTDFHVRGGALVRSRAPRAIVADGLSVRGVGLTVDGGKELLHDVDFSARPGTLTAVIGPSGAGKSTVSKVVAGLVTPTAGQVTFAGHDVHAEYDALRTRIGMVPQQDVLHHKLTLRQALRFAAELRLPPDLSTADRDAVIADVLGELQLLEHLDTRVDTLSGGQRKRASVAMELLTGPSLLILDEPTSGLDPALDRQVMSALRRLADAGRVVLVVTHSLTYLTMCDQVLLLAPGGKTAFAGPPDRVPEALGTHDWAEIFAHVAAHPDSAHREHLRRNGRRASTPPTRRPAGRATAAPQTTALRQCSTVARRQVRLILADRGYLAFLAAMPVVLGLLTLVIPGSRGFGVNDVADTAGEALQILVILVIGAGFMGTALTVRDLVGERDIFERERAVGLRPGAYLAAKIAVFFAATTLQVAVMVTITYVGKGVPTGGVAGSAPVELFLALAVLACVGALVGLVISASVRSTEQTMPPLVIIVISQLVFCGGLFRLTTPGLAQLSWVFPSYWGYAGAASAVDLNRISPLAPQTAGAMLWEPGALNSTLSFSALLLIATVLVSYTVGRLSSR from the coding sequence ATGAACAGGATTCCAGGCAGTGTGTCCATCGACGGTGCGCTCCGCAGCATCGGCGACTCGTCGTGTCTCACGGTCGGTTCGGCACCGGACAACGACATCGTCGTGGACCATCATCTGGTCTCCGGCCACCACCTGCGCATCGAGTGGCGCGGCGAGGGTTGGTGGGCCGGCTGCGTGGACCGCGATGCCGTCGTCGTCACGGCGGGCCGGGCGGTCACCGATCTGCCGATCACGTCGTCCGCACGACTACACCTGGGTAACGCCGCATCGGGGCCGGTCCTGGTGGTGGCGCTCGACGACGACTGCTGGCGTCCGCTGGCCGACATCGGGGACAGCCACTCGGACATGGCTTTCCAGACGATCGGTCGCACCTCCGGCAACGACATCGTCGTCGACGACATGCTGGCGTCACGCCATCATGCGCGCCTCTCCGGCCACCCGGGCGGCCTGCTGATCGAGGATGTCGGGAGCAGCAACGGCACCTACCTCGACGGCCGGCGCATCGACCGTTCGCTGCTGACCGACGGCGCCGTGGTGACCATCGGCAACACCGACTTCCACGTCCGCGGCGGTGCGCTCGTGCGCAGCCGCGCGCCACGTGCGATCGTCGCCGACGGGCTGTCGGTGCGCGGCGTCGGCCTCACCGTCGACGGCGGTAAGGAACTCCTGCACGACGTCGACTTCTCCGCGCGACCGGGGACGCTGACCGCCGTGATCGGACCGTCGGGGGCCGGGAAGTCGACGGTGTCCAAGGTGGTGGCGGGTCTGGTCACACCGACCGCGGGGCAGGTCACCTTCGCCGGCCACGACGTCCATGCCGAGTACGACGCGCTGCGCACCCGCATCGGGATGGTGCCGCAGCAGGATGTGCTGCACCACAAGCTGACCCTGCGTCAGGCGCTGCGGTTCGCCGCCGAACTGCGGCTCCCACCGGACCTGTCGACCGCCGACCGCGATGCCGTGATCGCCGATGTGCTCGGCGAACTCCAACTCCTCGAGCACCTCGACACCAGGGTGGACACGTTGTCCGGCGGACAGCGCAAGCGCGCGTCGGTGGCGATGGAACTGCTCACCGGACCGTCGCTGCTCATCCTCGACGAGCCGACGTCGGGGCTCGACCCGGCGCTGGATCGTCAGGTGATGTCGGCGTTGCGGCGCCTCGCCGACGCTGGTCGGGTGGTACTCGTGGTCACGCACTCACTGACCTACCTCACGATGTGCGATCAGGTTCTCCTCCTCGCGCCGGGCGGCAAGACCGCGTTCGCGGGACCGCCGGATCGGGTGCCGGAGGCCCTGGGCACACACGACTGGGCGGAGATCTTCGCCCACGTCGCCGCCCATCCCGATTCGGCTCATCGGGAACACCTGCGCCGCAACGGTCGTCGTGCCTCGACGCCACCGACACGTCGTCCCGCCGGTCGCGCGACGGCCGCACCACAGACCACCGCCCTGCGCCAGTGCAGCACCGTCGCCCGCCGGCAGGTCCGGCTGATCCTCGCCGATCGCGGCTACCTCGCGTTCCTCGCCGCGATGCCGGTCGTGCTCGGGCTGCTCACGCTCGTCATCCCCGGTTCACGAGGATTCGGTGTCAACGACGTCGCCGACACCGCGGGCGAGGCCCTGCAGATCCTGGTGATCCTGGTGATCGGTGCCGGTTTCATGGGCACCGCGCTGACGGTTCGCGATCTGGTCGGCGAACGCGACATCTTCGAGCGGGAGCGTGCCGTCGGGCTGCGGCCCGGTGCCTACCTGGCCGCGAAGATCGCCGTGTTCTTCGCGGCCACAACCCTTCAGGTCGCGGTCATGGTCACCATCACCTACGTGGGCAAGGGGGTGCCGACAGGTGGGGTGGCCGGCAGCGCGCCCGTCGAACTGTTTCTCGCGCTCGCCGTGCTCGCATGTGTGGGTGCCCTTGTCGGGCTGGTTATCTCGGCCTCCGTCCGATCCACGGAGCAGACCATGCCGCCGCTCGTCATCATCGTCATCTCCCAGCTGGTGTTCTGTGGCGGGCTGTTTCGGCTCACCACCCCGGGGCTGGCGCAACTGTCGTGGGTCTTCCCGTCGTACTGGGGGTATGCCGGTGCGGCGTCGGCCGTCGACCTCAATCGGATCTCTCCGCTGGCACCGCAGACCGCGGGCGCGATGTTGTGGGAACCCGGTGCGCTCAACTCGACGCTGAGCTTCAGTGCGCTCCTGCTCATCGCGACGGTCCTGGTCAGCTACACGGTCGGCAGGCTGAGTTCACGCTGA
- a CDS encoding SpoIID/LytB domain-containing protein, translated as MVRARPRHARARSLSFAAIGLAPVLIVGGLLTVGGPKTSTDEVTLSVGSELTLIGHGLGHGRGLGQWGAYGYARKGWSAAQILRHYYGGTTAGKVDRPEISVILTGKNSVNVHADAGMRVGGQMVAPGQAVSLSGATATITNGCGGAVVRSVPAPFVEPINMGPSRPGNEFLKFCGSNQVFRGALGYAGGRVVNRLHIDDYVKGVIPKESVPQWADSGGAEALKAQAVAARTYALAAIAGGKKIDDTQNSQVYGAVASEDPRTNRAADATAGQILLQSGKPAFTEFSSSTGGYTAGGRFPAVRDDGDAMSPNRNWTATVSAGSAGAAFGVGALRSLEVVEANGLGPENGRAIKVRAVGSGGTVEVSGEEARTRLQLKSSWFAIKGQVAKPRIVKPPTGPDAPGGSLDLGSLLTLPDRLLPGSSQLLSVGTEALNGKFDDLGGITGPLGQAIGVPNLTPDGNGVVQLFQRGMMFFSTQTGARALVGRGLSDYLARGGLPVLGYPKVDRLR; from the coding sequence TTGGTCAGAGCACGCCCTCGGCACGCCCGGGCCCGATCGCTGTCATTCGCCGCGATCGGACTCGCGCCTGTGCTGATCGTCGGTGGTCTGCTGACGGTCGGCGGCCCGAAGACGTCCACGGACGAGGTCACGCTCTCGGTCGGGTCGGAATTGACCCTGATCGGGCACGGTCTCGGCCATGGTCGCGGACTGGGGCAGTGGGGCGCATACGGCTACGCCCGCAAGGGATGGTCGGCAGCACAGATTTTGCGCCACTATTACGGCGGCACCACCGCGGGGAAGGTGGACAGGCCCGAGATCTCGGTGATCTTGACCGGGAAGAACTCGGTGAATGTGCACGCGGACGCCGGGATGCGAGTCGGTGGCCAAATGGTGGCTCCCGGACAGGCGGTCAGCCTGTCCGGGGCCACGGCCACCATCACGAACGGATGCGGCGGCGCAGTGGTGCGATCTGTTCCGGCGCCGTTCGTGGAGCCGATCAACATGGGACCGAGCCGGCCCGGCAACGAGTTCCTCAAATTCTGTGGTTCCAACCAGGTCTTCCGGGGTGCCCTCGGATATGCCGGCGGGCGGGTGGTCAACCGCCTGCACATCGATGACTACGTGAAGGGCGTCATCCCCAAGGAGAGCGTGCCGCAGTGGGCCGACTCCGGGGGTGCCGAAGCCCTCAAGGCGCAGGCCGTTGCCGCGCGAACCTATGCCCTCGCCGCCATCGCGGGCGGCAAGAAGATCGACGACACGCAGAACTCGCAGGTCTACGGTGCGGTCGCGAGCGAAGATCCGCGCACCAACCGTGCCGCCGACGCCACCGCCGGCCAGATCCTGCTGCAGAGTGGCAAGCCTGCCTTCACCGAGTTCTCGTCGTCCACCGGTGGCTACACCGCCGGCGGACGATTCCCCGCCGTCCGCGACGACGGCGACGCCATGTCGCCCAACCGCAACTGGACCGCCACGGTCAGCGCCGGGAGCGCAGGCGCGGCCTTCGGGGTGGGTGCGCTGCGCAGCCTCGAGGTCGTCGAGGCCAACGGTCTCGGTCCGGAGAACGGTCGCGCGATCAAGGTCCGCGCCGTCGGATCGGGTGGGACGGTCGAGGTGAGCGGCGAAGAGGCGCGCACCCGGCTGCAACTGAAGTCGTCGTGGTTCGCGATCAAGGGACAGGTCGCCAAGCCGCGGATCGTGAAGCCGCCGACCGGCCCCGACGCTCCCGGAGGCTCGCTCGACCTCGGCAGTCTGCTGACGCTGCCCGACCGATTGCTCCCCGGTTCGTCACAACTGCTCAGCGTCGGCACGGAAGCCCTGAACGGGAAGTTCGACGACCTCGGCGGGATCACCGGCCCACTCGGGCAGGCCATCGGCGTACCCAACCTGACCCCCGACGGCAACGGCGTCGTCCAGCTGTTCCAGCGCGGCATGATGTTCTTCAGCACGCAGACCGGAGCCCGTGCGCTGGTCGGTCGTGGGCTGTCGGATTACCTTGCCCGGGGCGGACTTCCGGTGTTGGGTTATCCGAAGGTCGACCGACTGCGCTAG
- a CDS encoding PIG-L deacetylase family protein has product MTAPDPSPRGLAETPVRADGTPESTWQEWLHAQGPWPSFTPDVERLVVVGAHPDDEVLGAGGIMTTAAADGVDVVIVCMSDGGGSHPGSPTFTPEELADRRHLELDAATGLLGLDRPRWFGLSDGALADQHHTMAGIIGTVLDERPDVPTGLLSVWSHDGHPDHDAVGRCAAEVADKRSLPIWMYPIWMWHWAIPGDPAIPWDRMHAHRPDAAVLAVKHAAINAFDTQVRPLSADPADEVVLPPHVLAHLTRPWEYVFT; this is encoded by the coding sequence GTGACCGCCCCCGACCCATCGCCTCGCGGTCTGGCGGAGACGCCGGTCCGCGCCGACGGCACTCCCGAGTCCACGTGGCAGGAGTGGCTGCACGCGCAGGGACCGTGGCCGTCCTTCACCCCCGACGTCGAGCGGCTGGTGGTGGTCGGCGCCCATCCCGACGACGAGGTCCTCGGCGCCGGCGGGATCATGACCACGGCCGCCGCCGACGGGGTCGACGTGGTCATCGTGTGCATGTCGGACGGCGGCGGCTCCCATCCCGGCTCACCGACGTTCACGCCGGAGGAACTGGCCGACCGACGCCACCTCGAGCTCGACGCCGCCACCGGTCTGCTGGGCCTGGACCGCCCGCGCTGGTTCGGGCTGAGTGACGGCGCACTGGCGGACCAGCACCACACGATGGCGGGCATCATCGGCACGGTTCTGGACGAGCGGCCCGACGTCCCGACCGGACTACTGTCGGTGTGGTCGCACGACGGTCACCCCGATCACGACGCCGTCGGACGATGCGCGGCCGAGGTCGCCGACAAACGCTCCCTGCCGATCTGGATGTATCCGATCTGGATGTGGCACTGGGCGATTCCCGGCGACCCGGCCATCCCGTGGGATCGGATGCACGCTCATCGCCCGGACGCCGCGGTCCTCGCCGTCAAGCACGCCGCGATCAACGCCTTCGACACACAGGTTCGCCCGTTGTCGGCCGATCCCGCCGACGAGGTCGTGCTACCGCCGCACGTCCTCGCCCATCTCACCCGCCCCTGGGAGTACGTCTTCACATGA
- a CDS encoding acyl-CoA dehydrogenase family protein, producing the protein MTTNAPDLARMIVTEGPLDVPLPGHGRTAERLRALADLGHRDIAVGRLVEAHLDADAILDEIAGERARPGEFWGVWAAEPPEPRVAATHGRAGRWELTGAKPWCSGVITCTHALVTADVGFDRRLFAVDLHQPGVRPERGGWIATGMRATETGTARFDRATARAIGEPGAYLDRPGFWHGGIGVAACWLGGARKVADVLYTAARDRDDDLTLMHLGAVDALLAQGGALLEQAAVTIDADPTDEAAARHLAFRVRWSVEQIATAVVDRVNRALGPGPLVHDRAHAQAVADLTVYLRQSHADRDLVTIGRLAAEQARNVRTIPTEILR; encoded by the coding sequence ATGACGACCAACGCCCCCGACCTGGCCCGCATGATCGTCACCGAGGGCCCGCTCGACGTCCCGCTCCCCGGCCACGGTCGGACGGCGGAGCGATTGCGCGCCCTCGCCGACCTCGGCCACCGCGACATCGCCGTCGGAAGGCTCGTCGAGGCGCACCTGGACGCCGACGCCATCCTCGACGAGATCGCGGGTGAGCGCGCCCGGCCGGGAGAGTTCTGGGGTGTGTGGGCGGCCGAGCCGCCCGAGCCCCGCGTCGCCGCGACCCACGGCCGGGCCGGCCGGTGGGAGCTCACCGGAGCGAAGCCGTGGTGTTCCGGCGTCATCACCTGCACCCATGCCCTGGTCACCGCCGACGTCGGTTTCGACCGCCGCCTCTTCGCCGTGGACCTGCACCAGCCGGGCGTACGCCCCGAGCGCGGCGGCTGGATCGCGACCGGCATGCGGGCCACCGAGACGGGCACCGCGCGATTCGACCGGGCGACCGCCCGCGCGATCGGCGAGCCCGGCGCCTACCTCGACCGACCCGGTTTCTGGCACGGCGGCATCGGGGTGGCCGCCTGCTGGCTGGGCGGTGCGCGCAAGGTCGCCGACGTCCTCTACACCGCCGCCCGGGACCGCGACGACGACCTCACCCTGATGCACCTCGGTGCCGTCGACGCGCTGTTGGCGCAGGGCGGCGCACTGCTCGAGCAGGCGGCCGTGACGATCGATGCCGACCCGACGGACGAGGCGGCCGCCCGTCATCTCGCCTTCCGGGTGCGCTGGAGTGTCGAGCAGATCGCGACCGCCGTCGTCGACCGGGTCAACCGTGCGCTCGGCCCCGGCCCCCTGGTACACGACCGCGCGCACGCGCAGGCAGTGGCGGACCTGACCGTCTATCTCCGGCAGTCACACGCCGACCGCGATCTGGTCACCATCGGTCGGCTGGCCGCCGAGCAGGCGCGCAACGTGCGGACCATACCGACGGAGATCCTGCGGTGA